The following are from one region of the Nostoc cf. commune SO-36 genome:
- a CDS encoding dienelactone hydrolase family protein produces MQITKRNVELRVDGSLMRVYVAAPKAAGKYPGIVFYSDIYQLGDAIIRLANYLAGYGYVVAAPEIFHRIEPVGSVIEPDDLGRMRGNDDARRTSVADYDADCLAMIEFLKTESAVSPNQIGTLGFCIGGHLAFRAAFQNEIRACVCCYPTGIPSGKLGKEVADTIQRVSEIKGEMLMVFGTLDPHIPESDRQTIIKAIENANIPHQVFSYEAEHTFMRDDGYRYDSSASSVAWAEIVTFLGRIFAN; encoded by the coding sequence GTGCAAATCACTAAGCGCAACGTTGAATTAAGAGTAGATGGCAGCTTAATGCGTGTTTATGTTGCGGCTCCCAAAGCAGCAGGAAAATACCCTGGTATTGTGTTCTACAGTGATATTTATCAATTAGGTGATGCAATAATTCGTCTAGCTAACTACTTAGCAGGATACGGCTATGTAGTAGCAGCCCCAGAAATTTTTCACCGAATTGAGCCAGTTGGTTCAGTAATTGAGCCAGACGATCTGGGACGGATGCGGGGTAATGACGATGCGCGTCGAACCTCCGTAGCTGATTATGATGCCGATTGCCTTGCTATGATTGAATTTCTGAAAACAGAGAGTGCGGTTTCTCCAAATCAAATAGGCACTCTTGGCTTTTGTATTGGTGGACATTTAGCCTTCCGCGCCGCATTTCAAAACGAAATTCGGGCTTGTGTCTGCTGTTACCCTACTGGTATTCCCAGTGGTAAACTGGGTAAAGAAGTAGCCGATACAATCCAGAGGGTAAGTGAAATCAAAGGCGAGATGCTAATGGTATTCGGTACTCTTGACCCTCATATACCAGAGAGCGATCGCCAAACTATAATAAAAGCAATTGAGAATGCTAACATACCTCACCAAGTTTTCTCGTATGAAGCAGAACATACATTCATGCGCGACGACGGTTATCGTTATGATTCTAGTGCTAGCAGCGTAGCTTGGGCTGAAATAGTAACTTTTTTGGGGCGCATATTTGCAAACTGA
- a CDS encoding GxxExxY protein has product METNRRGAENAEGRELGEEMNQLTGKVIGAAIEVHRVLGPGFLEEVYKEALIIEFFRCGIPHLVEKSVTVNYKGHEVGKGRLDFLVANCLIVELKAVQNLAPIHEAQVLSYLKMTNYPLALLINFNVPVLKDGIKRIILS; this is encoded by the coding sequence ATGGAAACGAACCGCAGAGGCGCAGAGAACGCAGAGGGAAGAGAGTTAGGAGAGGAGATGAATCAACTTACAGGTAAGGTGATTGGGGCGGCGATTGAGGTGCATCGGGTGTTGGGGCCAGGGTTTTTGGAGGAGGTGTATAAGGAGGCGCTAATTATAGAATTTTTCAGGTGCGGGATACCTCATCTGGTTGAAAAGTCGGTAACAGTCAATTATAAAGGACATGAAGTAGGTAAGGGGAGACTAGATTTTCTGGTTGCCAATTGTCTAATTGTGGAATTAAAAGCTGTCCAAAATTTAGCCCCAATCCACGAAGCTCAAGTCCTCTCATACCTTAAAATGACTAATTACCCCTTAGCCCTTCTCATCAACTTTAACGTTCCCGTCCTCAAAGACGGCATCAAACGCATCATCCTCTCTTAG